CTGCTAATTACCTCAGAAACAAAAAACATTAGAGTTATAATATGTATTAATAAAATTGACCTTGATGATGGTACTGCTAAAAATATCAGAAACGCATACTCTCTGGCCGATTATGAAGTAGTAGAAATAAGTTCTGTCCAGAATGTAGGCTACAAGCGATTAAAGGAAGAACTAAAAGGGCATATTACTGTTTTTGCTGGCCAGTCGGGGGTAGGGAAATCAACCATTTTAAATCATATTATGGATTCATGGGTTATGGAAACCGGAAGTGTAAGTAACAAGATTGAACGTGGCAAGCATACTACGCGGCATGCAGAACTTCTCGAACTTAAATACGGCGGTTATGTTGCAGATACCCCCGGTTTTAGTTCTTTTGAGATTATAGATATCCCGTATAATGAACTGGAAAGTTATTATCCCGAATTCCGGCCATATATTAATACCTGCAGGTTTAATTCCTGCAGTCATATAACAGAACCTGGATGTAGGATTATTGAAGCACTTGAACGAAGCGAGATAGACAACAACAGATATCAAAGATATATACAATTATATAAAGCCTTAAAAGATATTCCACAATATAAAGGAAAAAAGACCGAATCTAGGAGAGTGATAAAATGATTAAAATTGCACCTTCAATTTTATCAGCAGACTTTTCATGTCTTGGCAGTGAAATTGAAAAAATCGATAAAAACGGTGCGGATATTATTCATATCGATGTTATGGATGGACATTTCGTGCCAAATATAACAATCGGGCCGGGAGTTGTTAAATGTTTACGTAAATACACAAATAAACCCTTTGATGTTCATCTGATGGTATCAAACCCCGATGAATATATAGAGCAGTTTGCACAAGCAGGTGCTGATATTATAACCGTTCATGCTGAAGCTGCCAAACACCTGAACAGAACAATTCAAATAATAAAAAGTTGCGGAAAGAAAGCAGGTGTAGCTTTGAATCCGGCAACTCCGCTGACTGTACTGGATTTTGTATTGC
This region of Clostridium sp. BNL1100 genomic DNA includes:
- the rsgA gene encoding ribosome small subunit-dependent GTPase A translates to MPLGIILKGIGGFYYVKQEETEDIYECKPRGVFRKNSVTPLPGDRVGFSIIDEAKKLGNVDEILPRISELVRPAVANVDQIAIVVAAKAPNPDYMLLDKLLITSETKNIRVIICINKIDLDDGTAKNIRNAYSLADYEVVEISSVQNVGYKRLKEELKGHITVFAGQSGVGKSTILNHIMDSWVMETGSVSNKIERGKHTTRHAELLELKYGGYVADTPGFSSFEIIDIPYNELESYYPEFRPYINTCRFNSCSHITEPGCRIIEALERSEIDNNRYQRYIQLYKALKDIPQYKGKKTESRRVIK
- the rpe gene encoding ribulose-phosphate 3-epimerase, coding for MIKIAPSILSADFSCLGSEIEKIDKNGADIIHIDVMDGHFVPNITIGPGVVKCLRKYTNKPFDVHLMVSNPDEYIEQFAQAGADIITVHAEAAKHLNRTIQIIKSCGKKAGVALNPATPLTVLDFVLQDVDMVLIMTVNPGFGGQSYLPHSTKKISELKNLMIRNALEIDIEVDGGIDANNINIVTKAGANVIVAGSAVFKQDDVGEAIRNLKLNSYNRSAL